The following coding sequences lie in one Sorghum bicolor cultivar BTx623 chromosome 6, Sorghum_bicolor_NCBIv3, whole genome shotgun sequence genomic window:
- the LOC8083419 gene encoding two-component response regulator ORR42 produces MASRNQGSAPRALVVEDIKVDCVILMRMLHKLNCKATAVENGKKAVDLFVEGKSFDIVLLDKDMPIMSGPEAVAKIRAMGATEVKIVGVSADFGAQEAFMQAGADVFVPKPVKFETLKAMLEVVISKNNMSG; encoded by the exons ATGGCATCGAGGAACCAAGGGTCTGCCCCAAGGGCATTAGTTGTCGAGGATATCAAAGTTGATTGTGTGATTCTCATGCGTATGTTGCACAAACTTAACTGCAAGGCTACTGCTGTTGAGAATGGAAAAAAAGCTGTTGACCTTTTTGTGGAAGGAAAATCATTTGACATTGTTTTGTTAGATAAGGATATGCCCATAATGTCGGGTCCTGAG GCTGTGGCCAAGATCCGTGCCATGGGAGCTACCGAGGTGAAGATTGTTGGAGTCTCAGCAGATTTTGGTGCCCAGGAGGCATTCATGCAAGCTGGtgctgatgtgtttgtgcccaaACCAGTGAAGTTTGAGACTCTGAAGGCTATGCTTGAGGTGGTCATTAGCAAGAACAATATGAGCGGCTAG